A section of the Acidobacterium capsulatum ATCC 51196 genome encodes:
- a CDS encoding WD40/YVTN/BNR-like repeat-containing protein, whose translation MTSVSLRAAAAFCLVFSLPLALAAQQAGPQQENSQGRTELPMKVSSNIHFRSIGPAISGGRVTAVAGVAGNPDIYYAGAADGGVFRTNDGGTTWTAEFQHEPVASVGALAVDPQNSSVVWIGTGEANVRNDISYGDGVWRSTDAGHHWKHMGLDHTFQISRIVVNPLHPDTVLVAAMGSPWQDNADRGVYRTTDGGKSWQKVLYEGPQVGISDLAMDPKNPEIVFAATYRFRRTPWGYSEGGPEDAIYKSTDGGVTWKRLSGHGLPEDPVTRIGLAIAPSSPDVVYAVIGSKEGVLWRSDDSGEHWTLVSKDQEVDSRPFYFSHLAVDTKNPDHVFAISNNLEESTDGGHTFHQIAKSIHVDYHTMWIDPAGSGRILVGEDGGLALSMDNGKRWNFIHNLAIGQLYHVATTEQAFPMVCGGLQDNSGWCGPVQNRNPQGILDRDWFVLNGGDGIYAVPAADNPNLIYNSTQNQFLMVFHRESKQAENIEPYSVDFVGKGVADLKYRFAWDAAFAVSPDNPKVLYAGGNVVFQSEDRGRTWKVVSPDLTRNDKAKQGSSGGPVIKDNSGAEVYDAILRIAVAKSNPKVIWAGTDDGQVQVTRNGGQSWTNVSSHLSGLAPWGRVESIDISPTDPGDVLIAVDRHFSGDFKPYLFHTTDYGATWTSVSGNLPGDVYAHVVRRDLKNPNLYYAGLENGLYVSWDAGKNWYLFGLGLPDVAVYDMALNAHNNSLVLATHGRSVWVLDDLTPFQKFSPQVGDAPLTLFAPETAVRYWAWPELEAPGDQSFKGENPHFGAAFDYYLAQSADGPGELTIRDAAGKVVRTLKGMHKGAPVRMTPEAENAAAHAKAGKKGHGESAKSEVPWVPAEAGLHRIYWDLRAEGPVRWTSAPEFLRGPKSGAMLPPGTYTATLTIGGHSESKKFTVADDPASKAPLAGMQERYATEEAVLHELSQVDVALNRLHAIDMQLNALETAVKGEPQEAAITKAIETLRKQTKATRLKLTSNAGAEEGVLRVPDEIHEKLSGLAGNLEGEDSAPTAVLLAQKKRLDAEYQTALQAFDSYLSVDVAAFDHAIASQKLGGVVAGEALKP comes from the coding sequence ATGACATCTGTTTCCCTCCGGGCCGCCGCGGCCTTTTGCCTTGTCTTCAGCCTTCCTCTCGCATTGGCCGCCCAGCAGGCTGGTCCTCAACAGGAGAACAGCCAGGGACGCACCGAACTGCCGATGAAGGTGAGCAGCAACATTCACTTTCGCTCGATCGGGCCGGCGATCAGCGGCGGACGCGTGACGGCGGTGGCCGGAGTAGCGGGGAATCCGGATATTTATTACGCCGGAGCCGCGGATGGCGGCGTCTTCCGAACGAATGACGGCGGCACGACGTGGACCGCGGAGTTTCAGCATGAGCCGGTAGCATCGGTGGGCGCGCTGGCGGTGGATCCGCAGAACTCGTCTGTGGTGTGGATCGGGACGGGCGAGGCGAATGTCCGCAACGATATCTCGTATGGGGACGGCGTGTGGAGGTCCACCGATGCTGGTCATCACTGGAAGCACATGGGGCTGGACCATACCTTTCAGATTTCGCGGATCGTGGTGAATCCGCTGCACCCGGACACGGTGCTGGTGGCGGCGATGGGCAGCCCATGGCAGGACAATGCCGATCGCGGTGTGTACCGGACCACGGACGGCGGCAAGAGCTGGCAGAAAGTGCTCTACGAGGGTCCTCAGGTAGGTATCAGCGACCTGGCGATGGACCCGAAGAATCCTGAGATCGTGTTTGCGGCGACGTATCGCTTTCGCCGGACGCCGTGGGGATATTCCGAGGGCGGGCCGGAGGACGCGATTTACAAGTCGACCGATGGCGGCGTGACCTGGAAGCGGCTGAGCGGCCATGGACTGCCGGAAGATCCGGTGACGCGCATCGGGCTGGCCATTGCGCCAAGTTCGCCAGATGTGGTGTATGCGGTGATCGGTTCGAAGGAGGGCGTGCTGTGGCGCTCGGATGACTCGGGCGAGCACTGGACACTGGTGAGCAAGGATCAGGAAGTGGATTCGCGGCCGTTTTATTTCTCGCACCTTGCGGTGGACACGAAGAATCCGGATCACGTTTTTGCGATCTCAAACAACCTGGAAGAGTCGACGGACGGCGGGCACACCTTTCACCAAATTGCGAAGAGCATTCACGTGGATTACCACACGATGTGGATTGATCCGGCGGGCAGCGGGCGCATTCTGGTGGGTGAGGATGGCGGACTGGCGCTCTCGATGGACAATGGCAAGCGCTGGAACTTCATTCACAACCTTGCGATCGGGCAACTCTACCATGTGGCCACGACAGAGCAGGCCTTCCCGATGGTTTGCGGCGGGCTGCAGGACAACAGCGGATGGTGCGGGCCGGTACAGAACAGGAATCCGCAGGGGATTCTGGATCGCGACTGGTTTGTGTTGAATGGCGGCGACGGCATCTATGCGGTGCCGGCGGCGGATAATCCAAACCTGATTTATAACTCGACGCAGAACCAGTTTCTGATGGTGTTTCATCGCGAGTCGAAGCAGGCGGAGAACATTGAGCCGTATTCGGTGGACTTTGTTGGCAAGGGCGTCGCAGACCTGAAGTACCGGTTTGCCTGGGATGCGGCGTTTGCGGTTTCGCCTGACAATCCGAAGGTGCTCTATGCAGGCGGCAATGTGGTCTTTCAGAGTGAGGACCGAGGGCGCACGTGGAAGGTGGTCAGCCCCGATCTGACGCGCAACGACAAGGCGAAGCAGGGATCTTCAGGCGGTCCGGTGATCAAGGACAATTCGGGCGCGGAGGTTTATGACGCGATTCTGCGGATTGCTGTTGCGAAGTCAAACCCCAAGGTGATTTGGGCCGGGACTGACGATGGACAAGTGCAGGTGACACGGAACGGCGGACAGAGCTGGACGAATGTGTCCTCGCACCTGAGCGGGCTGGCGCCGTGGGGACGCGTGGAGTCGATTGATATTTCGCCGACCGATCCAGGCGATGTGTTGATTGCGGTGGACCGGCACTTCAGCGGCGACTTCAAACCATATCTCTTTCACACGACCGACTACGGCGCGACGTGGACGAGCGTAAGCGGCAATCTGCCGGGTGATGTTTATGCGCACGTGGTGCGGCGGGATCTGAAGAATCCAAACCTGTACTACGCCGGCCTCGAGAATGGCTTGTACGTCTCGTGGGATGCGGGTAAGAACTGGTACCTGTTTGGGCTGGGACTGCCGGATGTGGCGGTCTACGACATGGCGTTGAATGCCCACAACAATTCGCTGGTGCTGGCGACGCATGGGCGTTCGGTCTGGGTGCTGGATGACCTGACACCGTTCCAGAAGTTCAGCCCGCAGGTGGGGGATGCGCCGCTGACACTGTTTGCGCCGGAGACGGCCGTGCGTTACTGGGCGTGGCCAGAGCTGGAAGCTCCGGGAGACCAGAGCTTCAAGGGAGAGAATCCGCATTTTGGCGCGGCGTTTGATTACTATCTGGCGCAGAGCGCGGACGGGCCCGGCGAATTAACGATCAGGGATGCGGCGGGCAAGGTGGTGCGGACCTTGAAGGGAATGCACAAGGGCGCGCCGGTGAGGATGACTCCGGAAGCCGAGAATGCGGCGGCCCACGCCAAGGCTGGAAAGAAGGGCCACGGCGAGAGCGCGAAGAGCGAGGTTCCGTGGGTGCCCGCGGAAGCGGGTTTGCACCGCATCTACTGGGATTTGAGGGCGGAGGGGCCGGTTCGGTGGACTTCTGCGCCGGAGTTTTTGCGCGGGCCGAAGTCAGGCGCGATGCTGCCGCCGGGAACTTACACAGCGACGCTGACGATTGGCGGGCATAGCGAATCGAAGAAGTTTACGGTGGCGGACGATCCTGCGTCGAAAGCTCCGCTGGCTGGAATGCAGGAGCGCTATGCGACCGAAGAGGCGGTGCTGCATGAGCTATCGCAAGTGGATGTAGCTCTGAACCGGCTGCACGCGATCGACATGCAACTGAATGCCCTGGAGACGGCCGTAAAGGGTGAGCCGCAGGAAGCGGCCATCACCAAGGCGATTGAGACGCTGCGGAAGCAGACCAAGGCGACGCGGCTGAAGCTGACCAGCAATGCGGGCGCGGAAGAAGGCGTGCTGCGCGTGCCGGATGAGATTCACGAAAAGCTGAGCGGGCTGGCGGGGAATCTGGAAGGCGAGGATTCGGCACCGACCGCCGTACTACTGGCGCAGAAGAAGCGTCTGGATGCGGAATATCAGACCGCCTTGCAGGCATTCGATAGCTATCTGTCGGTGGATGTGGCGGCTTTTGATCACGCCATTGCCAGCCAGAAGCTGGGTGGAGTCGTGGCCGGGGAGGCGTTGAAACCGTAA
- a CDS encoding energy transducer TonB, whose protein sequence is MTPDQESAKPQTSQAQNSQPSQDTASVLLENDRSIWSSLISNLRDAFSSKKLPPLELTSQPVAVQDAVPQEPLWKDLWQNLQDTFFPKKLPPLVLTSQPVAVKDPLAVKRDTKSSIVSFVAHAAVIGLILLFALEARHEVKVKPITAEATNIKPYIPITAPMPKVMGGGGGGGSHDVVEASKGHLPKIAKLQITPPTVIKVDHPKIPVPPTVIMQTKIPDPNLPNLGVPQSPQVKLASNGTGGGAGIGSGKATGVGSGNGAGAGPGSGANYGGGVYSVGNGVSAPVPIYEVDPEFSDEARRAKYQGVVALQIVVDTKGLPENIQVVRHLGMGLDQKAIEAVQKYRFKPAMYHGRPVPVSIIVEVDFHLY, encoded by the coding sequence TTGACTCCAGATCAGGAATCCGCAAAGCCGCAGACGAGCCAAGCACAGAACAGCCAACCGTCACAGGATACGGCGAGCGTGCTGCTTGAGAATGACCGCAGTATCTGGTCATCGTTGATCTCGAATCTTCGCGATGCTTTTTCAAGCAAAAAACTGCCGCCGCTGGAGCTGACCTCGCAGCCGGTTGCGGTGCAGGACGCTGTTCCGCAGGAGCCGCTCTGGAAAGACCTGTGGCAGAACCTGCAGGACACGTTTTTCCCGAAGAAGCTGCCCCCGCTGGTGCTGACGTCGCAGCCGGTCGCGGTGAAAGATCCGCTGGCGGTGAAGCGGGATACGAAGTCGAGCATTGTGTCGTTTGTGGCGCACGCGGCGGTGATTGGACTGATTCTGCTGTTTGCGCTGGAAGCCCGGCACGAAGTGAAAGTGAAGCCGATCACGGCGGAAGCCACGAACATCAAGCCGTATATTCCGATCACCGCGCCCATGCCCAAGGTGATGGGCGGCGGCGGGGGCGGCGGTTCGCATGATGTGGTGGAGGCCAGCAAGGGCCACCTGCCGAAGATTGCGAAGCTGCAGATTACGCCCCCGACGGTGATCAAGGTGGATCATCCGAAGATTCCGGTTCCACCGACGGTGATCATGCAGACGAAGATTCCGGATCCGAATCTGCCCAATCTGGGTGTGCCGCAATCGCCGCAGGTGAAGCTCGCGTCGAATGGCACGGGCGGCGGCGCGGGAATTGGCTCAGGCAAGGCGACGGGTGTGGGCTCAGGTAATGGTGCGGGAGCGGGGCCGGGCAGCGGAGCCAATTATGGCGGCGGGGTGTACTCGGTGGGCAACGGGGTTTCGGCTCCGGTGCCGATTTATGAGGTTGATCCCGAGTTCTCAGACGAAGCCCGGCGCGCCAAGTATCAGGGTGTGGTGGCGTTGCAGATTGTGGTCGATACGAAGGGGTTGCCGGAGAATATTCAGGTGGTGCGGCACCTCGGAATGGGGCTGGACCAGAAGGCCATCGAAGCGGTGCAGAAATATCGCTTCAAACCGGCGATGTATCACGGGCGTCCTGTGCCGGTGTCGATCATTGTGGAAGTCGATTTCCATCTGTACTGA
- the ileS gene encoding isoleucine--tRNA ligase, which translates to MSSAPELKATLTLPQTDFPMKANLPQNEPLRLQAWQSSGLYEQIRAARAGRPRYVLHDGPPYANGPIHLGHALNKCLKDFIVKSKTMAGFDSPYVPGFDCHGLPIEIKVDEQLGRKKLSMPPAEFLSACRAYAQKYIDLQTSQFVRLGVFGRWDRPYSTMSREYEASILETFYQFFEQGFVYKGLKPVYWCIHDRTALADAEIEYEMHTSPSVYVRYTLTSAPESIDAALAGRTVHTIIWTTTPWTLPASLAVAFHPDFTYVALEQDGHVYIVAEALAAAVREACKLQSAVEIARFAGAKLERTTYQHPFLDRSILGVLADYVTTEQGTGAVHTAPAHGADDFHTGTRYQLDQTCNVDNEGRLRNGLPEYEGKTVFQANEPIIELLTARGVLMGRNDIYHSYPHCWRCHKPVIFRATEQWFINIDTPMQTAGGKPTVFRQRALEEIRNSIRWDPAWGEERIANMIATRPDWCISRQRVWGVPIAVFLCNKCHEPLQNPAVNRAIVDLFAKEGAEIWHQREAAGLLPAGTACACGSSDFRKENDILDVWFDSGASWKAVLDAEPGLESPADLYFEGGDQYRGWFHTSLLTSVGIGAQHASPYRMVGTAGWTLDEQGRAMSKSLNNGVDPVDIANRMGAEIVRLWVASVDFREDVRGSENLMQRVAENYRKLRNTFRFLLGNLHEFNPATDSVPEANLLPLDRYMLQRMRELTEKLRGWYDAFQFHRVYHDVIEFCVVDLSAVYLDVLKDRMYTFAPKSEARRSAQTVIYTIAHALARLVAPILSFTADEVWQYLPQVAGHLPSVHLAEFPTPEEIAVTADPALLADWSTLFAVREEAMKSLEEARKEKRIGKGLEARLRIEADASVFALLTKYSAGLKEFFNVSQVEIAARTAEGFTPEALPADGSKCNRCWNYRTDVTDFLTWQGVCGRCQDALQQMGYGVHA; encoded by the coding sequence ATGTCCTCAGCGCCCGAACTCAAGGCGACGCTCACGCTGCCCCAGACCGACTTCCCCATGAAGGCCAACCTGCCGCAGAATGAACCACTTCGCCTGCAGGCATGGCAAAGCTCCGGCCTCTATGAGCAGATTCGCGCCGCCCGCGCCGGCCGCCCGCGCTACGTCCTGCACGATGGACCTCCCTACGCCAACGGGCCCATCCACCTCGGCCACGCGCTCAACAAGTGCCTCAAAGACTTCATCGTCAAATCGAAGACCATGGCCGGCTTTGATTCCCCCTACGTGCCCGGCTTTGACTGCCACGGTCTCCCCATCGAGATCAAGGTCGATGAGCAGCTTGGCCGCAAAAAACTCTCCATGCCTCCGGCCGAGTTTCTCTCCGCCTGCCGCGCCTACGCGCAAAAGTACATCGATCTCCAGACCAGCCAGTTCGTGCGCCTCGGCGTCTTCGGCCGCTGGGACCGTCCCTACTCCACCATGTCCCGCGAGTACGAGGCGAGCATCCTTGAGACCTTCTACCAGTTCTTCGAGCAGGGCTTCGTCTACAAGGGCCTCAAGCCGGTTTACTGGTGCATCCACGACCGCACGGCACTGGCCGATGCTGAAATCGAATACGAGATGCACACCAGCCCCAGCGTCTACGTGCGTTACACGCTGACCAGCGCGCCCGAGAGCATCGACGCCGCGCTCGCCGGGCGCACCGTCCACACTATCATCTGGACCACCACTCCCTGGACGCTGCCCGCCTCGCTCGCCGTGGCCTTCCATCCTGACTTCACCTACGTCGCCCTCGAGCAGGACGGCCACGTCTACATCGTCGCCGAGGCTCTTGCCGCCGCCGTGCGTGAGGCCTGCAAGCTTCAGAGCGCCGTCGAGATCGCCCGCTTCGCCGGGGCAAAGCTCGAGCGCACGACCTATCAGCATCCTTTCCTCGACCGCTCCATCCTCGGCGTCCTCGCCGATTACGTCACCACCGAGCAAGGCACCGGCGCCGTCCACACCGCTCCGGCCCACGGCGCGGACGACTTCCACACCGGCACGCGCTACCAGCTCGACCAGACCTGCAACGTGGACAACGAGGGCCGCCTGCGCAACGGCCTGCCCGAGTACGAAGGCAAGACCGTCTTTCAGGCCAACGAGCCCATCATCGAACTCCTCACCGCGCGCGGCGTGCTCATGGGCCGCAATGACATCTACCACTCCTACCCGCACTGCTGGCGCTGCCACAAGCCGGTCATCTTCCGCGCCACCGAGCAGTGGTTCATCAACATCGACACCCCCATGCAGACCGCCGGCGGCAAGCCAACCGTCTTCCGCCAGCGCGCCCTCGAAGAGATTCGCAACAGCATCCGCTGGGACCCCGCCTGGGGCGAAGAGCGCATCGCCAACATGATCGCCACCCGGCCCGACTGGTGCATCTCGCGCCAGCGCGTATGGGGCGTGCCCATCGCGGTCTTTCTCTGCAACAAATGCCATGAGCCGCTGCAAAACCCGGCCGTCAACCGCGCCATCGTCGATCTCTTCGCCAAAGAGGGTGCGGAGATATGGCACCAGCGCGAAGCTGCCGGGCTTCTGCCTGCGGGCACGGCCTGCGCCTGCGGCAGCTCCGATTTCCGCAAAGAGAATGACATCCTCGACGTCTGGTTTGACTCCGGCGCAAGCTGGAAGGCCGTGCTCGACGCCGAACCCGGCCTCGAATCCCCCGCCGATCTCTACTTCGAGGGCGGCGACCAATACCGCGGCTGGTTCCACACCTCGCTGCTCACCTCGGTCGGCATCGGCGCGCAGCATGCCTCGCCCTACCGCATGGTCGGCACCGCCGGCTGGACGCTCGACGAGCAGGGCCGCGCCATGTCCAAGTCCCTCAACAACGGCGTCGATCCCGTCGATATCGCCAATCGCATGGGCGCTGAAATCGTCCGCCTCTGGGTCGCCAGCGTCGACTTTCGCGAAGACGTGCGCGGCAGCGAAAACCTCATGCAGCGCGTCGCCGAAAACTACCGCAAGCTGCGCAACACCTTCCGCTTCCTGCTCGGCAATCTGCACGAATTCAACCCGGCCACGGATTCCGTGCCCGAGGCCAACCTGCTGCCGCTCGACCGTTACATGCTGCAGCGCATGCGCGAACTGACCGAAAAGCTGCGCGGCTGGTATGACGCCTTCCAGTTCCACCGCGTCTATCACGATGTGATTGAGTTCTGCGTCGTCGATCTCAGCGCCGTCTATCTCGATGTACTCAAAGACCGCATGTACACCTTCGCGCCAAAGAGCGAGGCACGCCGCTCCGCGCAGACGGTCATCTACACCATCGCGCACGCGCTCGCCCGGCTCGTCGCGCCCATCCTCAGCTTCACCGCCGATGAAGTCTGGCAATACCTGCCTCAGGTCGCAGGCCATCTCCCGAGCGTCCATCTGGCGGAGTTCCCCACGCCGGAAGAAATCGCCGTCACTGCCGACCCGGCGCTGCTCGCCGACTGGTCCACGCTCTTTGCCGTCCGCGAAGAAGCCATGAAGAGTCTCGAAGAAGCCCGCAAGGAAAAACGCATCGGCAAGGGTCTCGAAGCCAGACTCCGTATCGAAGCCGATGCATCCGTTTTCGCGCTACTCACGAAATACTCTGCCGGCCTCAAGGAATTCTTCAACGTCTCTCAGGTAGAAATCGCCGCTCGCACTGCAGAAGGCTTCACGCCCGAGGCGCTTCCCGCCGACGGCTCCAAGTGCAACCGCTGCTGGAACTACCGCACCGACGTCACCGACTTCCTCACATGGCAGGGCGTCTGCGGCCGCTGTCAGGATGCGCTCCAGCAAATGGGTTACGGAGTCCACGCATGA
- the lspA gene encoding signal peptidase II, whose translation MSDAPKPRQPDWRIPFLGISFLVIALDRLSKMWVQQNVPEEGGITVIPHVFRISHVLNPGAAFSLFTNSADPKRTHLLLTGFSLFAIIIVLGVLLKIGRRFTMTGLALALILGGAIGNVWDRIVYKEVTDFLAVTIIHYHWPDFNLADSAIVIGGCLLLLDALLGKKHQESEPAP comes from the coding sequence ATGAGCGACGCCCCCAAGCCCCGCCAGCCCGATTGGCGCATTCCCTTCCTCGGCATCTCTTTCCTCGTCATCGCGCTCGATCGCCTGAGCAAGATGTGGGTGCAGCAAAACGTTCCTGAGGAAGGCGGCATCACCGTCATCCCGCACGTCTTTCGCATCTCGCACGTGCTCAATCCCGGCGCGGCCTTCAGCCTCTTCACCAACTCGGCCGACCCCAAGCGCACGCACCTGCTGCTCACCGGCTTCTCGCTGTTCGCCATCATCATCGTGCTCGGCGTGCTCCTCAAGATCGGCCGCCGCTTCACCATGACCGGCCTCGCGCTCGCCCTCATCCTCGGCGGAGCCATCGGCAACGTCTGGGACCGCATCGTCTACAAGGAGGTCACCGACTTCCTCGCCGTCACGATCATCCACTACCACTGGCCCGACTTCAATCTGGCTGACTCCGCCATCGTCATCGGTGGATGCCTCCTGCTCCTCGACGCTCTCCTCGGCAAAAAGCACCAGGAATCCGAACCCGCCCCCTGA
- the dnaX gene encoding DNA polymerase III subunit gamma/tau, with the protein MAYQVLARKYRPQRFSDVAGQEHVTRTLLNALAQGRIAHGYIFSGHRGIGKTTIARILAMALNCRTPIGSTTGSPQRPTPEPCGVCESCEEIRLSNAVDVLEIDAATNRGIDEIRELREAARYRPSRDRYKIYILDEAHQITDAAFNALLKTLEEPPDHVVFMMATTEPENIPQTIRSRCQHFSFHAVKFDDILAQLRAIATQENIVAEDAALALLAEAGDGSMRDALSIMDQAIASARLENGQPHLDAEAIRELMGSVPNTVFERLLEAISENQSAAVLEELNRLLNAGNSPVQLARQFVRYLRNTIMAKIGGEQTDLLQISPDERARVGRSALLFSEEDLTRFLQIMLRTFDELNYRQEQRFHLELGLIKLVHLQRLLPVEEFLSQLPPGTGAARSISSATSSPAASRPSPAATAPPVRATPPPRPAPAAPASTPEPSRPAFSPFEADRQRKITSEDTAPAPVAAPSAPSIEAATPAPSVTTPSVNSVPVTSLPIAPPAEPVPAPMAAQPAPAAPSIPEPVAASRPLTPLEAASRAVEAAPAKPSMRVGVAEPERTEGALALASAPAAEADLDHIAQAVCSALEREGHGTASVLLSSGNWTQQGDTIQVEVAIKRMMLSLTMNAEAEKICKNAMRSIGATQKLVFVPGEGNRAAGSKPAIAITGSIQSAALENPLVQKAKELFRGEIRSVLDLRDK; encoded by the coding sequence ATGGCGTATCAGGTTCTCGCTCGCAAGTATCGTCCCCAGCGCTTCAGTGATGTCGCCGGGCAGGAGCATGTCACCCGCACCCTGCTCAACGCGCTCGCTCAGGGCCGCATCGCGCACGGCTACATCTTCTCTGGCCATCGCGGTATCGGCAAGACCACCATCGCCCGCATCCTCGCGATGGCGCTCAACTGCCGCACACCCATCGGATCGACGACCGGCTCGCCCCAGCGTCCCACGCCCGAGCCCTGCGGTGTCTGCGAGTCCTGCGAAGAGATTCGCTTGAGCAACGCCGTCGATGTGCTCGAAATCGACGCCGCCACCAATCGCGGCATCGATGAGATTCGCGAGCTGCGCGAGGCCGCCCGTTACCGCCCCTCCCGCGACCGCTACAAAATCTACATCCTCGATGAGGCGCACCAGATCACCGATGCCGCCTTCAACGCGCTCCTCAAGACGCTCGAAGAGCCGCCCGATCACGTCGTTTTCATGATGGCCACCACCGAGCCGGAGAATATTCCGCAGACCATCCGCTCGCGCTGCCAGCACTTCAGCTTCCACGCCGTCAAGTTTGACGACATTCTCGCGCAGCTCCGCGCCATCGCCACGCAGGAGAACATCGTCGCGGAAGACGCCGCGTTGGCCCTGCTGGCCGAGGCCGGCGACGGCTCCATGCGCGACGCGCTCTCCATCATGGATCAGGCCATCGCCTCCGCGCGCCTTGAAAATGGACAGCCGCACCTCGATGCCGAAGCCATCCGCGAACTCATGGGCAGCGTGCCCAACACCGTCTTCGAGCGCCTGCTCGAAGCCATCAGCGAAAACCAATCCGCCGCCGTACTCGAAGAGCTGAACCGCCTGCTCAACGCCGGCAACAGCCCCGTGCAGCTCGCCCGCCAGTTTGTGCGCTATCTGCGCAACACCATCATGGCTAAAATCGGCGGCGAACAAACCGATCTGCTCCAGATCTCGCCCGACGAGCGAGCCCGCGTCGGTCGCTCCGCGCTGCTGTTCTCAGAGGAAGACCTCACGCGCTTCCTCCAGATCATGCTCCGCACCTTCGACGAGCTCAACTACCGTCAGGAGCAGCGCTTCCATCTGGAACTCGGCCTCATCAAACTCGTTCACCTCCAGCGGCTGCTGCCTGTCGAGGAATTCCTCAGCCAGCTCCCGCCCGGAACCGGCGCAGCGCGCTCCATTTCCAGCGCAACCTCCAGCCCGGCCGCATCGCGCCCATCCCCCGCTGCCACCGCGCCTCCCGTGCGTGCCACCCCGCCGCCGCGCCCCGCGCCCGCAGCGCCAGCCTCTACGCCGGAACCCTCCCGCCCGGCATTCTCTCCTTTTGAGGCTGACCGCCAGCGCAAGATCACCAGCGAAGACACCGCACCCGCGCCCGTCGCGGCTCCCAGCGCGCCCTCCATCGAGGCCGCCACCCCGGCACCTTCTGTCACTACCCCGTCTGTCAATTCGGTGCCGGTCACATCACTGCCCATCGCTCCGCCAGCGGAACCGGTACCCGCGCCCATGGCTGCGCAGCCTGCTCCTGCCGCGCCCAGCATCCCCGAGCCCGTCGCGGCGTCACGCCCGCTCACCCCGCTCGAAGCAGCCTCCCGCGCCGTCGAAGCCGCGCCCGCCAAACCCTCCATGCGAGTAGGCGTCGCCGAGCCGGAGCGCACCGAAGGCGCACTCGCGCTCGCCTCCGCCCCGGCCGCCGAGGCCGATCTCGACCACATCGCACAGGCTGTCTGTTCGGCCCTCGAACGCGAAGGCCACGGCACCGCATCCGTCCTGCTCTCGAGCGGCAACTGGACCCAGCAGGGCGATACCATTCAGGTCGAGGTCGCCATCAAGCGCATGATGCTCAGCCTCACCATGAATGCCGAGGCCGAAAAAATTTGCAAGAACGCCATGCGCTCCATCGGCGCGACGCAAAAGCTGGTCTTCGTGCCCGGCGAGGGCAATCGCGCCGCTGGCTCCAAACCGGCCATCGCCATCACCGGCAGCATCCAGTCGGCGGCGCTTGAAAATCCCCTGGTGCAGAAGGCTAAGGAGTTATTTCGCGGCGAGATTCGCAGCGTCCTTGACCTACGGGACAAGTAA
- a CDS encoding YbaB/EbfC family nucleoid-associated protein: protein MNPFKMQQMLSQAKEMQEQMQEKLAATVVEASSGGGAVSVKMNGKKELLKLTIDPAAVLSLSGANPDVEMLEDLITAAINEAGRRAEEILKSSMQGLLGGLNLPPGLF, encoded by the coding sequence ATGAACCCATTCAAAATGCAGCAGATGCTCTCTCAGGCCAAGGAAATGCAGGAGCAGATGCAGGAAAAGCTGGCCGCCACGGTCGTCGAAGCCTCCTCAGGAGGCGGTGCGGTGAGCGTCAAAATGAACGGCAAAAAAGAGCTTCTCAAGCTCACCATCGATCCCGCCGCCGTCCTCAGCCTCTCCGGCGCAAACCCCGATGTCGAAATGCTCGAAGACCTCATCACTGCAGCCATCAATGAGGCTGGCCGCCGCGCCGAAGAGATTCTCAAGAGCAGCATGCAGGGTCTTTTGGGTGGGCTCAATCTTCCTCCCGGCCTTTTCTGA
- a CDS encoding response regulator, producing the protein MSEQQVKPKVLVADDERVIADTLAIILNQSGFEAMAVYSGEKAVEAAGNWQPDMLISDVIMTDLNGIDAAIKIRSLLPSCKILLFSGQAATADLLDRARGQGHEFEILAKPVHPQDLLARLRS; encoded by the coding sequence ATGAGCGAACAACAAGTGAAACCCAAGGTGCTGGTGGCCGATGACGAACGTGTGATCGCCGATACTCTGGCGATTATTCTGAACCAGAGCGGATTTGAGGCCATGGCGGTCTACAGTGGCGAAAAGGCTGTGGAAGCAGCCGGGAACTGGCAGCCCGACATGCTGATCAGTGACGTGATCATGACCGATTTGAATGGAATTGACGCGGCCATCAAGATCAGAAGCCTGTTGCCGTCGTGCAAGATTCTGCTGTTTTCAGGCCAGGCAGCCACGGCCGACCTGCTGGATCGCGCCCGCGGGCAGGGGCATGAGTTTGAGATTCTGGCCAAGCCGGTGCATCCGCAGGATTTGCTGGCTCGGCTGCGGAGCTGA